One region of Aquipuribacter hungaricus genomic DNA includes:
- a CDS encoding dienelactone hydrolase family protein gives MTQTPAATGQNPHQNVSFPSGDTTAHGYLAVPASGSGPGLVVIQEWWGLTEHIKDVTDRFAAEGFVALAPDLFGGPTTHDSDEAGQLMQDLPVERAARDLSGAVDFLLGHDAVTSSTVGAVGFCMGGGFVLVLAAQQGDRIGAAVPFYGVGGYDQVDLAGITAPVLGHFGTEDGFAAPDQVAALEAELQAKAKGPVEIVRYEGAGHAFFNDEDHLGTYDADLAAKAWTRTLEFLRANLA, from the coding sequence GTGACCCAGACCCCCGCAGCGACCGGCCAGAACCCCCACCAGAACGTCTCCTTCCCCTCCGGCGACACCACCGCGCACGGCTACCTCGCGGTGCCGGCCTCCGGCTCCGGCCCGGGGCTCGTCGTCATCCAGGAGTGGTGGGGCCTCACCGAGCACATCAAGGACGTCACCGACCGGTTCGCCGCCGAGGGCTTCGTCGCCCTGGCCCCCGACCTGTTCGGCGGGCCCACGACCCACGACTCCGACGAGGCCGGCCAGCTGATGCAGGACCTGCCGGTCGAGCGCGCCGCGCGCGACCTGTCCGGTGCCGTCGACTTCCTGCTCGGCCACGACGCGGTGACCTCGTCGACCGTCGGTGCCGTCGGCTTCTGCATGGGGGGCGGGTTCGTCCTCGTCCTGGCCGCGCAGCAGGGCGATCGCATCGGTGCCGCGGTGCCGTTCTACGGCGTGGGCGGCTACGACCAGGTCGACCTGGCGGGCATCACCGCCCCCGTGCTGGGCCACTTCGGCACCGAGGACGGCTTCGCGGCGCCTGACCAGGTGGCCGCGCTGGAGGCGGAGCTCCAGGCGAAGGCGAAGGGCCCGGTGGAGATCGTGCGGTACGAGGGTGCCGGGCACGCCTTCTTCAACGACGAGGACCACCTGGGGACCTACGACGCCGACCTGGCGGCGAAGGCGTGGACCCGCACGCTGGAGTTCCTGCGGGCGAACCTGGCCTGA